Proteins encoded together in one Plectropomus leopardus isolate mb chromosome 19, YSFRI_Pleo_2.0, whole genome shotgun sequence window:
- the LOC121958940 gene encoding zinc finger protein 569-like — MELLRVLVSECLSAAAEEIFKIVERTIIDYEKELSCSKWVVDSHRRLLDAAKSHSEDSLHTSATDVKLQSGQQQPAASVNVSVCWDEPETTTSEPKEHYPNINATHHPASDNDPSDQEIVIDLEDDDVKSECDLPLKILEVKKPFKCPVCFSGFSSKKTMVRHIKKHPEDSLSRYQCQFCDRYFCHKSEFIIHTRTHKGIKPYKCQDCETSFEQRNSLLVHRQKHYGEKPYWCFNEKVEAETHLRPVTLPIKIEEELDCRQDESGIKTFPLTITPFDKSEFDQESLQPLCLYQIQTVADIDKDSSAVMVEHIKTEPVGADCGVSGRTTDDQLLLPDQQGDGKTEPRHPNIEDILPRRPLGKSTELIIQFEAGTAQKPYKCPCCTKCFSLTKTLIRHVRIHTEDKAYQCQYCGRNFCQKSDLVNHTRIHTGERPYQCQECHKSFAQKGNLVVHMRKHTGDKP, encoded by the exons ATGGAGCTCCTGAGAGTGCTTGTCAGCGAGTGTTTGTCTGCAGCCGCAGAGGAGATCTTCAAGATTGTGGAGAGAACCATTATAGACTATGAAAAGGAACTGTCCTGTTCAAAGTGGGTGGTGGACAGCCACCGCAGACTGCTGGATGCTGCCAAGTCACACAGTGAAG ACTCTCTCCACACATCTGCCACAGATGTGAAGCTGCAGTCTGGTCAGCAGCAGCCCGCTGCCAGTGTGAACGTCAGTGTGTGCTGGGATGAACCAGAAACCACCACGTCAGAGCCAAAAGAGCACTATCCCAACATCAACGCCACTCATCATCCTGCGAGTGACAACGATCCCAGTGATCAGGAGATTGTCATTGATCTTGAAGATGATGATGTGAAGTCGGAGTGTGACCTGCCTTTAAAAATCCTTGAAGTGAAGAAACCGTTCAAATGTCCTGTTTGCTTCAGTGGTTTTTCTTCCAAAAAGACAATGGTACGACACATCAAAAAGCACCCAGAAGACAGTTTGTCACGTTACCAGTGCCAGTTTTGCGACCGCTACTTCTGCCACAAGTCTGAATTCATCATTCACACCAGAACACACAAAGGCATCAAACCATACAAGTGCCAGGACTGTGAGACAAGCTTTGAGCAGAGGAACAGTCTGCTTgttcacagacagaaacactaTGGGGAAAAACCATATTGGTGTTTCAATGAAAAGGTGGAGGCAGAAACTCACCTCAGACCAGTGACGCTTCCAATTAAAATTGAAGAAGAGCTGGACTGCAGACAGGATGAATCTGGCATTAAGACATTCCCACTAACTATCACTCCTTTTGATAAAAGCGAGTTTGATCAGGAGTCTCTGCAGCCCCTGTGTCTTTACCAAATCCAGACTGTTGCTGATATAGATAAAGACTCCTCAGCAGTTATGGttgaacacattaaaacagagcCTGTTGGAGCTGACTGTGGAGTATCAGGGAGAACCACAGATGATCAGTTGCTCCTCCCAGACCAACAGGGTGATGGTAAGACAGAGCCCAGACATCCCAACATAGAAGACATCCTGCCAAGAAGACCCTTAGGAAAATCTACTGAGCTCATCATTCAGTTTGAAGCAGGAACAGCGCAGAAACCCTACAAGTGTCCTTGTTGCACCAAATGTTTCTCTTTGACTAAGACCTTAATAAGACATGTAAGGATCCACACAGAGGACAAAGCATACCAGTGCCAATATTGTGGGAGGAACTTCTGTCAGAAGTCAGACCTGGTCAATCACACCAGGatacacacaggagagagaccGTATCAGTGCCAAGAATGTCACAAATCATTCGCACAAAAAGGCAACCTGGTGGTTCACATGAGAAAACATACAGGAGACAAACCATAA